ACGCTCAATCGGACTCGCTCGTCCCCCGCCGCCATGTCGACGGTATGTGTCGAACTGTCGTACTCGGCGTCGAGGAAGTTCATGCTCGGATTCCCGATGAACTGCGCGACGAACATGTTCTTCGGCTTGCTGTACATCTCCTCTGGGGTCCCGATCTGCTCGATCCGCCCGTCGTTCATCACCGCGATGCGGTCGCTCATCGTCATCGCCTCCTCCTGGTCGTGGGTGACGTATAGGGTCGGATTCTTCACGCGTTTGTGGACGCGCTGGATCTCCTTTCGAACTTCGACCTTGAGCTTGGCGTCTAGGTCTGACAGCGGCTCATCCATGAGGAACGCCGACGGATCCTGGACGATGGTCCTGGCCAGGGCGGCGCGCTGGCGCTGGCCGCCGCTTAGTTCCCCGGGGTACTTCTCGAGCATGTCCGGAATCTGCATGATCTCCGCTGCCTTCTTCGCTTCGTCGTACCGCTCCGCCTTGACGACTCCCCTGACCTTGAGCGGGTAAGCGATGTTGTCCTTGATCGTCATGTGGGGGTACAGGGCGATGTTCTGGAACATCATCGCTAGGTTCCGTTTGTTGGCCGGAACGTCGCTCACGTCCCGATTCCCGAAGAGGATGCGCCCACTCGTGGGCGTCTCGAGCCCAGCGACACACCGAAGGGTGGTGGTCTTCCCGCAACCGGAGGGGCCGACGAGCGAGACGAACTCGTTTTCCCCGATCTCGAAGTTGATGTCGTCGACCGCAACTTCGACACCCCCGATCACCTTGAACTCCTTTCGTAGGTTGTCGATGGTTACCGTCCACGAACCGCCGACGGAATCCTCGGCTGACGGTGAGCTACTTGTTGACGCCATACAGGGTCGAAGACAGGTTTACTAATAATTGTTCTGGTCGTTCAGCCCCCTCACGAACGCCAGAACGCCCGATCCGGACGCCTAGGAGGAACCCCGTCCACGTCGACACCGCTCGGGGATCAGGTCCACCGAGAACGCGTTCGCCGACGGTCAACCCCGACTA
The Halorarum halophilum genome window above contains:
- a CDS encoding ABC transporter ATP-binding protein; this encodes MASTSSSPSAEDSVGGSWTVTIDNLRKEFKVIGGVEVAVDDINFEIGENEFVSLVGPSGCGKTTTLRCVAGLETPTSGRILFGNRDVSDVPANKRNLAMMFQNIALYPHMTIKDNIAYPLKVRGVVKAERYDEAKKAAEIMQIPDMLEKYPGELSGGQRQRAALARTIVQDPSAFLMDEPLSDLDAKLKVEVRKEIQRVHKRVKNPTLYVTHDQEEAMTMSDRIAVMNDGRIEQIGTPEEMYSKPKNMFVAQFIGNPSMNFLDAEYDSSTHTVDMAAGDERVRLSVNLDREPGSDDVVVGVRPEAVSLLPDGQGDFSGRLQLVERIGDRILSTVDGPTHDGEIRATVSADHDLEEGEIVGMELNRDRLYFFDAGTGDAVGYEAIE